In the Candidatus Binatia bacterium genome, one interval contains:
- a CDS encoding beta-propeller fold lactonase family protein, with the protein MAPASLRPLACVAAGLAGVALTALPLSRAHAGEPKTGFVRGDANCSLTRSAVDVVAALRGLGGASACGNDDCDRDGRIAAADVACTASCLFDDCRTPPSAPLIAAVTPATAAGIVPFSALRITVINLGPPERLQTVTIAGHDAEVVERSADDSLLVIVPDLPPGEAEVIVFDGDLAGFPYVADISAPTPMGVADTFAGMLDLLDRLTREYEALDLQDVYGDDHTLVREGLRRFRQDLAGRYAELRADPAFTAATAARLDAAVEASGAPEQMRLLLADIGAFRNGAAARDGAAYAPTIALLGSRLGTITRLAAGLTTAAGGGLPVAAVAIGAIISFLAGAVLQSSGALAPFLIAVSFRTADNQPRQWATAGGIVRVEGQRMDSLTTVLRVRTRAGTVDVGAETGGAGFMEFRLPADQPALCGSAALSLTRRIPGTTSNVIGTKIQPELIALRSGTATPFESVTLEVRGVGTCPSLLSLRHRSGIGATLALRPLGAPAAGLVNVDVPNLPPGTYAAAIDGVGISSAEPHHLRIVALADRLRVTCLPPRLVVPPEQGNWSTCYADLDSPIAPYPVPLFLNYTWSASDPTAVEIRSSRLGPHTVELSALRPGRIRIGVEASFDGNVVLRGETAEPIDVVDVTPPEVRIETASPPNVAAGGSIRVDAIARDNVEVRRIRLVSTGEAVVHPEQECLGVMCRDPFRVDLKRAGTFTQTEFTVAATAFDSSGNPGTSNRLTFRVEVPTAVSTHTPTSTPTETPTPLPTAPPVTPGARGVVAYITNPSYDRLTIVDTATDTVAGSIPLPQYPRGVAFAPDGAFAYVVNEGSDSLTIIDTATRSAIDTVTVGDGPRDLALTPNGRFAYVGNFVSEDVSVVDLTTRGVVATIPMRSNVSDIAVAPNGSRAYVAVTYGPSGPHFVQEVAVVDTGSNTVIRRVEFLPVGSFSPFALAVAPNGAAVYVASNATVKVIDTGTNTVSRTFEMRTRSANIHELAFTRDGARLFAAQVGANKVAVVDASANTVSNEIPTTYGGPSHLAFTPDGTRAYVVGFNSSWVSVIDTAAGREIDTIQLPYPGLYIAIAEVGPRSLTATPTSTPTMTPTRTPPPTETPTSTPTVTRPPTPPPTRTPTRTRTFTPTRTPTRTRTPTRTVPPGSTITPTPTPVPTSFIAGRKFEDSDGDGTFDAAETPLRDWTIYIDTNGDGMLTGLLGLEVDCGQAVEPCTKTDDAGSYALANLAVGSYRLREVQQPGWRQTTADPADIPITDVLRGYAQVDFGNARAFTPTRTPTRTPTMTQTRTATRTATPTPTGSRAASPTPTGSPRPGEFCAAISSPIEVPDNDPTGIDSRLTVGTQTFIDNLNVKLAIRHTWVGDLRVSLTHENSGSTVVLIDRPGVPPLSLGCSNDDIDATLDDAAAAAAEDACADNPPALGGRLAPNDALTAFGGENLAGSWRLNVSDRSGSDVGTLERWCLQVNSTAPAVTSFTCKGQVACSVNYGEPYELRFSFVDPDGDASSWQLFWILENDVRLQIGGEAIDPPTASGVIGFPILTDCTAPCRSRVYRYDAVVTDTTGQSSEVRQVRVTLQDPP; encoded by the coding sequence ATGGCGCCCGCGAGCTTGCGCCCGCTGGCGTGCGTTGCGGCCGGACTGGCCGGGGTCGCCCTGACCGCCCTTCCGCTTTCCCGCGCGCACGCCGGGGAACCGAAAACCGGCTTCGTGCGCGGCGATGCCAACTGCAGTCTGACCCGCTCGGCGGTCGACGTCGTCGCCGCCTTGCGTGGACTGGGTGGGGCCAGTGCCTGCGGTAACGACGACTGCGACCGCGACGGTCGGATCGCCGCCGCCGACGTCGCCTGCACCGCATCGTGCCTCTTCGATGACTGCCGCACACCGCCCTCGGCGCCCCTGATCGCCGCCGTGACGCCGGCGACTGCCGCGGGCATCGTGCCCTTCTCAGCCCTGCGCATCACCGTCATAAACCTGGGCCCACCGGAGCGGCTCCAGACCGTGACCATTGCCGGACATGACGCCGAGGTCGTCGAACGCTCGGCCGACGACTCGCTCCTCGTCATCGTGCCCGACCTCCCCCCGGGGGAGGCGGAAGTGATCGTCTTCGACGGCGACCTTGCGGGCTTCCCCTACGTCGCCGACATCTCCGCACCGACGCCCATGGGCGTTGCCGACACCTTCGCCGGCATGCTCGACCTCCTCGACCGGCTGACACGCGAATACGAGGCTCTCGACTTGCAAGACGTGTACGGCGACGATCATACCCTGGTCCGCGAAGGCCTGAGACGCTTCCGGCAGGATCTCGCCGGCCGATACGCCGAGCTGCGCGCCGATCCCGCCTTCACAGCGGCGACTGCCGCCCGGCTCGACGCCGCCGTCGAGGCGTCCGGCGCGCCCGAACAAATGCGGCTGCTGCTGGCCGACATCGGAGCCTTCCGCAACGGCGCCGCGGCACGCGACGGTGCCGCCTACGCCCCGACGATCGCCCTCCTCGGCTCCCGGCTCGGTACGATCACGCGGCTCGCCGCCGGACTGACGACGGCCGCCGGAGGTGGGCTGCCGGTGGCGGCCGTAGCCATTGGCGCGATTATCTCTTTCCTCGCCGGGGCCGTGCTGCAAAGCAGCGGGGCGCTCGCCCCCTTTCTGATCGCCGTGTCCTTCCGCACGGCCGATAACCAGCCACGGCAATGGGCAACCGCCGGCGGTATCGTACGCGTCGAGGGCCAGCGCATGGACTCCCTGACCACGGTGCTGCGCGTGCGCACCCGGGCCGGCACCGTCGACGTCGGGGCCGAGACCGGAGGCGCCGGATTCATGGAGTTCAGGCTGCCCGCCGATCAGCCGGCGCTCTGCGGTTCCGCAGCGCTGTCTCTGACGCGCCGCATTCCGGGAACAACCTCGAACGTCATAGGAACCAAGATCCAGCCCGAGCTGATCGCCCTGCGCTCGGGAACGGCGACACCCTTCGAGAGCGTGACACTGGAGGTGCGCGGTGTCGGCACCTGCCCGAGCCTGCTATCGTTGAGGCACCGTTCGGGCATTGGCGCGACGCTGGCGCTGCGGCCGCTGGGGGCTCCCGCCGCCGGTCTCGTGAACGTCGACGTTCCTAATCTGCCCCCCGGGACCTACGCGGCGGCAATCGATGGCGTCGGGATTTCCAGTGCCGAGCCGCACCATTTACGCATCGTCGCTCTGGCCGACCGGCTGCGGGTCACGTGCCTGCCCCCGCGGCTCGTTGTCCCGCCGGAACAGGGGAACTGGAGCACCTGCTACGCCGATCTGGATTCGCCCATCGCACCCTATCCGGTCCCTCTCTTCCTGAACTACACATGGAGTGCGTCCGATCCGACCGCGGTCGAGATCCGAAGCTCGAGACTGGGGCCTCACACGGTGGAACTGTCCGCGCTTCGCCCCGGAAGAATCCGAATTGGCGTCGAGGCGAGTTTCGACGGTAATGTCGTGCTGCGCGGCGAGACGGCCGAGCCGATCGACGTCGTCGATGTCACGCCCCCGGAGGTGAGAATCGAGACCGCCTCTCCGCCAAACGTTGCGGCGGGGGGATCGATCCGGGTTGACGCCATAGCCCGCGACAACGTCGAGGTGCGGCGAATTCGTCTGGTCTCCACCGGCGAAGCGGTCGTACACCCGGAACAGGAGTGCCTCGGCGTTATGTGCCGAGACCCGTTCCGGGTCGACTTGAAGCGCGCGGGCACCTTCACGCAGACCGAATTCACTGTGGCGGCCACGGCGTTCGATTCGTCAGGCAACCCGGGAACCTCGAACCGCCTTACCTTCCGGGTCGAGGTTCCCACTGCCGTGTCGACCCACACTCCGACGTCGACGCCGACGGAAACGCCCACGCCCTTACCCACCGCGCCACCCGTGACCCCGGGGGCCCGGGGAGTGGTGGCCTACATCACCAACCCGAGTTACGACCGACTGACGATCGTCGACACGGCCACGGACACGGTTGCGGGTTCGATCCCATTGCCGCAGTACCCGCGCGGCGTGGCCTTCGCGCCGGACGGAGCGTTCGCTTATGTCGTCAACGAGGGCTCGGACAGCCTCACGATCATCGATACGGCGACCCGTTCCGCGATCGACACGGTCACCGTCGGCGACGGGCCGCGGGATCTGGCGCTGACCCCGAACGGGCGCTTCGCATACGTCGGCAACTTCGTCTCGGAGGACGTCTCCGTGGTCGACCTCACGACCCGCGGTGTCGTCGCCACGATTCCGATGCGCAGCAACGTCAGCGACATCGCGGTCGCGCCCAACGGCAGCCGGGCGTACGTCGCCGTGACCTACGGTCCCAGCGGCCCGCATTTCGTCCAGGAGGTCGCCGTCGTCGACACCGGCAGCAACACGGTGATCCGGCGCGTCGAGTTCCTGCCCGTGGGATCGTTCTCTCCCTTCGCTCTCGCCGTCGCCCCGAACGGGGCCGCGGTCTATGTGGCTTCGAACGCAACGGTGAAGGTGATCGACACCGGCACGAACACGGTCAGTCGAACTTTCGAGATGCGCACCCGCAGCGCCAACATCCACGAACTGGCCTTCACTCGCGACGGTGCCCGCCTTTTCGCGGCCCAGGTCGGCGCCAACAAGGTGGCGGTCGTCGACGCCTCGGCGAACACGGTGAGCAACGAGATCCCCACCACGTACGGCGGGCCGAGTCACCTTGCCTTCACCCCCGACGGGACACGCGCGTACGTGGTGGGGTTCAACTCGTCGTGGGTGTCGGTTATCGACACGGCGGCCGGGCGCGAGATCGATACCATTCAGTTGCCGTATCCCGGTCTCTACATCGCCATCGCCGAAGTCGGCCCGCGCAGCCTGACCGCCACCCCGACGAGTACGCCCACGATGACTCCGACCCGGACACCGCCGCCGACCGAGACCCCGACCTCGACTCCCACCGTAACCCGCCCGCCGACCCCGCCGCCGACCCGGACACCGACACGCACCCGCACCTTCACGCCCACCCGCACGCCCACCCGCACTCGTACGCCCACACGCACCGTCCCGCCGGGGTCCACGATCACCCCGACACCGACGCCGGTGCCGACGAGTTTCATTGCCGGACGGAAGTTCGAAGATTCGGACGGCGACGGCACTTTCGACGCCGCGGAAACGCCGCTGCGCGACTGGACGATCTACATCGACACGAACGGCGACGGCATGCTTACGGGGCTCCTCGGGCTGGAGGTCGACTGCGGCCAGGCCGTCGAGCCGTGTACGAAGACGGACGACGCCGGCAGTTACGCCCTGGCCAACCTTGCCGTGGGCTCGTACCGCCTGCGTGAAGTGCAGCAGCCGGGCTGGCGCCAGACGACGGCGGACCCCGCCGACATACCGATCACCGACGTGCTGCGCGGGTATGCGCAGGTCGACTTCGGCAACGCGCGAGCGTTTACGCCGACGCGCACACCCACCCGCACGCCGACGATGACCCAGACGCGCACGGCTACCCGCACGGCGACGCCGACCCCAACAGGTAGTCGCGCCGCATCGCCGACTCCGACCGGCTCGCCCCGCCCCGGCGAGTTCTGCGCCGCAATCTCTTCGCCGATCGAGGTCCCCGATAACGATCCGACCGGAATCGACAGTCGGCTGACCGTCGGCACGCAAACGTTCATCGACAATCTCAACGTGAAGCTCGCCATCAGGCATACCTGGGTCGGCGATCTGCGGGTTTCGCTGACGCACGAGAACAGCGGCTCGACGGTGGTGCTGATCGACCGCCCCGGAGTGCCGCCGCTCAGTCTGGGCTGCAGCAACGATGACATCGATGCGACGCTCGATGACGCCGCCGCGGCGGCCGCCGAGGACGCCTGCGCCGACAACCCACCCGCCCTCGGGGGTCGTCTCGCTCCCAACGATGCCCTGACCGCGTTCGGCGGGGAGAACCTGGCAGGCTCGTGGCGACTGAATGTCTCGGACCGGTCCGGGAGCGACGTCGGCACGCTGGAGCGCTGGTGTCTGCAGGTCAACTCGACGGCTCCGGCGGTAACGTCGTTCACGTGCAAGGGCCAGGTCGCGTGCAGCGTCAACTACGGCGAGCCCTACGAGTTGCGGTTCAGCTTCGTCGACCCGGACGGCGACGCGTCGTCCTGGCAGCTTTTCTGGATCCTGGAGAACGATGTGCGACTGCAGATCGGCGGCGAGGCGATCGATCCGCCCACCGCGAGTGGGGTCATTGGCTTTCCGATCCTAACCGATTGCACCGCCCCGTGCCGCTCGCGGGTATACCGGTACGACGCCGTGGTAACCGACACTACCGGTCAGAGCAGCGAAGTGCGCCAGGTGCGGGTCACGTTGCAGGACCCGCCTTAG
- a CDS encoding mandelate racemase/muconate lactonizing enzyme family protein, protein MGDGASPVVERIELFPVHVPFREAVREAMARSEGGLGMAIPAEEPWTGGDFVIARLTAGDGSQGVGEAFVWLPETGVSPAQVTLAVSGGLARYVLGADPFAVERLRARMDANVARSEVAKGLLDMALYDLMGRIAKRPAHDFMGGRGGDTLPLAALVPLMDAGAMASMCDAFKAGGTSTFRLKLGRGVEADRAIVARVREAVGTEVRLRVDYNQAYTPDEAVRAIRAIAPYGIDCAEQPVRAGDWLGMVRVQRAVDVPLMAHEGCFSFADFTALVELGAVRVLGVNSERPGGITQALRAIDYAAARGLGTVLHNQPLGIASAAQIHIATARAAVLGHAMELFGHIMLEDDLIVDPLDYSGGSVRVPAGAGLGITLDEAALDRYTAAPPVAIEG, encoded by the coding sequence ATGGGCGACGGCGCGTCTCCAGTGGTCGAGCGGATCGAGTTGTTCCCGGTACACGTTCCCTTTCGCGAGGCCGTTCGCGAGGCAATGGCGCGTTCGGAAGGTGGACTCGGAATGGCGATACCCGCGGAGGAGCCGTGGACGGGCGGCGACTTCGTCATCGCGCGCCTGACGGCCGGCGACGGCTCGCAAGGAGTCGGCGAGGCCTTCGTGTGGTTGCCCGAAACCGGGGTCTCGCCCGCGCAGGTGACACTTGCGGTTAGCGGCGGCCTGGCGCGCTACGTCTTAGGCGCGGACCCGTTCGCCGTCGAACGTTTGCGCGCGCGCATGGACGCCAACGTCGCACGCAGCGAAGTCGCCAAGGGGCTGCTCGACATGGCGCTCTACGATCTGATGGGTCGGATTGCGAAACGCCCCGCGCACGACTTCATGGGTGGCCGTGGCGGCGACACGTTGCCGCTGGCGGCGCTCGTCCCGCTGATGGATGCCGGCGCCATGGCAAGCATGTGCGATGCGTTCAAGGCCGGCGGCACCTCCACCTTCCGGCTCAAGCTCGGCCGCGGAGTCGAGGCGGACCGCGCGATCGTTGCACGGGTGCGCGAGGCGGTCGGTACCGAGGTGCGGCTGCGCGTCGACTACAATCAGGCGTATACCCCGGACGAGGCCGTACGCGCCATTCGCGCGATCGCCCCGTACGGTATCGACTGCGCCGAGCAACCGGTGCGGGCCGGCGACTGGCTCGGCATGGTGCGGGTGCAGCGCGCGGTCGACGTTCCGCTCATGGCACACGAGGGCTGTTTCTCGTTCGCGGATTTCACCGCGCTCGTCGAACTCGGCGCCGTGCGGGTGCTGGGCGTCAACTCCGAACGGCCGGGCGGCATCACCCAGGCCTTGCGCGCCATCGACTATGCGGCGGCCAGAGGCCTGGGTACGGTGCTGCACAACCAGCCGCTCGGCATCGCCTCGGCGGCGCAGATTCACATCGCCACGGCGCGCGCCGCGGTGTTGGGCCACGCCATGGAGCTGTTCGGCCACATCATGCTGGAGGACGACCTCATCGTCGACCCGCTCGACTACTCGGGCGGCAGCGTTCGCGTGCCCGCCGGTGCGGGTTTAGGGATTACCCTCGACGAAGCCGCGCTCGACCGCTACACGGCCGCGCCGCCGGTCGCGATCGAGGGCTGA